Genomic segment of bacterium:
ATCCGCCGATCACTCGCAGCATGTTCGTCCGCAGAAACGTAAAGCCGCCCACGATCCCCACAACCGCAAGATAGGAGAGCAGAAATCCGGCATCCAGAATATCGAGCGGCCGCCACAGAAGTTCAACAAGGGCGGCAGCGGCCACGGTGTTCAAAATTTCATATCTTCGATAGAGCAGATTGCCCAGAACAATGAAACCCGCCATCAGCGATGCACGGATCAGAGATGGCGCTTCTCGGCCCAGTTCCATGTAGAGCAAAACGGCCGTAAGAAGAAGCGCAAGGCGGAGTCCGCGGGGCAGACAGAGCGCGCCGGCCGCCGCCCAGATCATGGCGATCAGAAAACCGACGTTCATTCCGCTCAATGCGAAGACGTGACTGAGTCCGGTCAGGCGAAGCCGGTCTGAGAATTCCGGACTGAAGTCGCGGCGTTCTCCAAGAACAAGCGCCTTGCTCAGTGCGGCGGCATCGGGTGACAGTCTTCGATCGAAGGTCGCAACGATGAATGCGCGAATATCATCAACGATCCGGCGCACACTGAAACCCGGTGCCGGTTGACAAAGAACATCGGTCGCTTCGCAGCGGAGCACCGCCACCTCCTGTCGCACGAGGATTCCGATCATCCGGCCCATGCTCCCGGCAGCATAGGTGGCGCTCGAACGAAGCTCTCCCGCCGCATCCACTTGGTCGCCATAGCGAAAAGCGGATAGCGCGGCCGAATCGCCGAGAACTCGCACGGTCAGCGGCGCGCAGCGAACGATATGAGTATCGCCGAACAGCAGAGCGCGGTGCAACGTTACGCTTTGAACGTCGCCCCGTCCCTCCAGCGGGAACAAGACGCGACCGCTGACTCGTACCGGGGTGCTCTCGCCTTCAAGACGTTCCACCTCGCCTCGCACGTCTCTACCGATGGCGTCGGTGGCTCTCAGGCAGGCAAGCGACGCAACCGCGAGCATTCCCAAGACGATGGGAACGGCAAGCGGCAAACGTACAACCGCCGCCGCACCGGCCAGCACGAATAATCCGATGCAGACAGCGAGGAGCGGTAGTGGCGGCCAGATAAGGTACAGCCCCGCGGCAACGCCCGCGATCACCGACAGCATGAAGGGAAGAATCGGAACCTTGCGGAGCGTCCACGTTTCCCAAAGCCGCATCGCTTGCCTCACTGACGGTTGAGAGCTACGGCTTCTCCACTACGAATAATGTGGCGATTCCCGCCGACAGACGGATTTGTTTGCGACACGTAAGTCCGACTCCGGCGAATACGTGCGCCAGTTCCTCGGCGCTCAAGAAACCGGCCACCGTATTCGTAAGATAGGCGTAGGCCACGGCGTTCCGGGAGATTCGCGCGCCGATCGGAATCAACACTCGCTGCATGTACCCGCGGAATATTCGATCAATCCACCTCGAACGATCCGGTGTGAATTCCAGTATTACTCCCCGCCCGCCCGGTTTGAGAGTCCGACACAACTCCGACATTCCACCCGGCAGGTTCTCGAAATTGCGAATGCCGAAAGCGACCATGAAACCATCAAACGACGCATCGGCAAACGGAAGCCGCTCGGCCACGCCGCGCATCAGCAGGAACTGGCAGGGCTTGATGCATCCCGCTTTGGCATCGGCGCGAGTCAACATGGCCAACGCCGGGTCCACGAGAACGGTACGGATGTGGGGATTCACTTCGTGCGCGGTCAGAGACATATCCCCCGTGCCCGCGCCGCAGTCAAGAATCGTTTCTCCCGTTTGCGCGGCCAGATGCTTAATGGCCGTGCGTCGCCATCGCCGATCCACGCCTAATGACAAGAGATGATTGAGAAGATCATAAGTCGGAGAGATGCGGTCGAACATCTCCGCAACTTCACGTGCTGGAGTGCCGCTCACGGGATTCTCGGACTCCATTTCGTATTCATCGAGCGTGGGTACGGGATGGCCACCGAAAGTATCAAGCCGCAGTTGCCGCGAGGTAGGCGAGGAAAAGGGGAGCGGAAATCAATAGGGAATCGAAACGATCGAGAAGTCCGCCGTGACCGGGCAAGATTGCCGACGTGTCTTTGAGGCTGGACTCTCTTTTCATGAGAGATTCGAGTAGATCACCCGCCTGTCCTCCCAAACCGACGATGATCGGAAGCATGACGTAGTCCAGAGGCAAGGGAGAAACCCAGCCCAAACCAGCCAGGGCGGGCAGAATCAGCGAAGACCCGACAAAACCGCCCACAAATCCCTCCACCGTCTTATTCGGGCTTGCCTGAGTGAACAGCGGACGCCTTCCCGCATATCGGCCCACGAAGTAGGCGGCGGAATCACACATCCATGTCGCTACGAAAAGAATCACCAGAGCACCGGCCGGCTCCAGACGGACGAACCGGTTCACCGTGGCGAGGGGAATCCAGAACGCAAGGGGCAAAGCTATATAGAAGACATAGAGAGCCACGCCACTCAGGACGGCGAGGGGACGTCGCTTTGAAAAAAACAACCCCGCAATAAGCAGAATCCCCAGCACCGCTGCTGCGACGATCGTTGCCAGTTTGGAATCAGGAGCGATCAACAGAAAATCAACGGCGAGCGCCGCCAGAATCATGGCGGGCACAAGTGAGCGAATGCCGTCGGATCGCCACAGACGCAGCCACTCGGGCAGAATAGCGAGTTGCAGCGCCAGCACCAGCGCCACGACGTACCATTTGCCCAATCGAGCCACCGCCAGCAGAAGGGGGATGCCGACCGCGGCAATCAGGACTCGTTTGGCCAGATTACGCACTAATGGAATCGGCGTCCTCTGAGGGATTCTTCGGAGGGAGGCCAACCGGTTTCATCGGGCTCCTCTTCGAGAAGGTCTTCAACCGGCGCGCGTGAACCCAAGAGCTGCGCATCGGTGAGAAGAAAGCACGAAACCGAATCCGGTGGACCAAGTTTGCGCCGCAGCCGTTCGGCGAAAGACGAGTCGGGAAACAGCGCCAGCAGGCGGGTATAAATGACACGCGCGGAGTCGAAACGAGCAAATTCCTCCTCGTAGATATGCGCCTTGGCGAAAAGAGCCGTTTGTCCGGCGGTCGAAGTGGAATCGGTGGCGATAACCGCCGAGTACAGCTTCAAAACCGAATCCAACGGTGCTTCACTTTGAAAACGCGCGTACTCCGCCGCCTGGAGAGCCTCGACTTGCGGCGAAACCGGAATCACGATAAGGGGCAGACCCAATGCCTGCCGCGCGACATTGGCGGCGTCAGCGGAAACGCTATCGTCATCTACCACCGCCTGATAGTATTGCCGCGCTCGTTCGCTTATACCGCTGTCCTGCTCTGCACAGTAACTCGCGAGGTACAGATTTGCCTTCCAGCGAACTCGAGAATCAAAGGGAAAGTCGGCGGCAAGCCGGTAATAGTGCATCGCACTGTCCGGCTCTATCAGATTGTATTGATAGAACTCGGCCACGTGAAGGTATGCCAACTGAAGTTCTCTAAGGAGAGTCTCGCGGCGATCTTCACTGAGCGGAATCGGCGGCGAGGGTT
This window contains:
- a CDS encoding phosphatidate cytidylyltransferase, giving the protein MRNLAKRVLIAAVGIPLLLAVARLGKWYVVALVLALQLAILPEWLRLWRSDGIRSLVPAMILAALAVDFLLIAPDSKLATIVAAAVLGILLIAGLFFSKRRPLAVLSGVALYVFYIALPLAFWIPLATVNRFVRLEPAGALVILFVATWMCDSAAYFVGRYAGRRPLFTQASPNKTVEGFVGGFVGSSLILPALAGLGWVSPLPLDYVMLPIIVGLGGQAGDLLESLMKRESSLKDTSAILPGHGGLLDRFDSLLISAPLFLAYLAATAA
- a CDS encoding ubiquinone/menaquinone biosynthesis methyltransferase, producing the protein MSGTPAREVAEMFDRISPTYDLLNHLLSLGVDRRWRRTAIKHLAAQTGETILDCGAGTGDMSLTAHEVNPHIRTVLVDPALAMLTRADAKAGCIKPCQFLLMRGVAERLPFADASFDGFMVAFGIRNFENLPGGMSELCRTLKPGGRGVILEFTPDRSRWIDRIFRGYMQRVLIPIGARISRNAVAYAYLTNTVAGFLSAEELAHVFAGVGLTCRKQIRLSAGIATLFVVEKP